The Pirellulales bacterium genome includes the window GTGCTGTTCACTGGTCCCAGCACGGGTATTTTGGACTTGAACGGCAACAGCGTTACGATTTCCGGCCTTATCGGCGGCGCCCTTGGTAGCGGCACCGTCACGACCAATGGCGGCCCAGCGACGCTAACGATCAACGTTCCCGCCGCGGCAACTCCATCCTACGCCAGCGTGTTGGCGGATGGCTCCGGCGTCGGAAACAAGCTGAGCCTGACCGTCAGCGGCGCGGGCAGCCAGACGCTCACTGGCAATAATACCTATAGCGGCACGACCAACGTGACCGGAACCCTCCGCGTCGGCAACACCAATGCCTTGCAGAATAGCACCCTGAACTATACCGTTGCCAACAGCGTGCAGTTCCTCGGAGGAATCGGCTCGTTCACCCTCGGCGGGTTGTCGGGCGGCGCCGGCCCAATCAATCTTTCGCTCCTCGACACGAGCGCGACGCCTGCTCCGATTGCGCTGTCGGTGGGCAACAATAATGCGAACACAAGCTACGCGGGCACGTTGGGCGCCGCGGCCGACGGAGCGTCGTTCGTCAAGGTGGGCACCGGCACGCTCACGCTGACCGATGCCCCGACGCCGCTGCTTTATAGCGGAACCACGACGGTCAGCGCCGGAACGTTGGCGTTCGGCGCGACGAGTGCGCAATCTTATGGCGGCACGATCCTCGGCGCGGGCGCGGTAGCGGCGAGCGGCCCTGGCTCGCTCACCCTGACCGGCAACAGCACCTGGAGTGGTGGATTAAATGTCGCTGCCGGAGTGTCTGTCACGGCCGGTCCTTGGGTGACGGCGACCAACGCGGCCGCGACGCCGTTGGGCAGCGGCCCCGTGACCTTGAACACGGGATCGACCCTGAACTTGGCCGGAAACGGGACCGCCACTCAAGCCTATGCGGCCGGCTTGACGGTCGCCGGCAACTCGACCGTCAACGTAACGAGCACAGCGCCCCCTTCGGCCGCATCGATGGGCAATCTATCGATCGGCGCGCAGCTCAATCTCACCGGCGACGCCGGCTCGAGCCTCAGTCTTGGCACGACAACGCTCACCGCGAATTCCACGTTCAACCCGGCGGCTAACACGACCCTGACCGTCGGCAGTATCGGGGGCGCTTTCGGCGTGAGCAAGATCGGCGCCGGCACGTTGATCGTGCCCAGCGCTGGAACATATACCGGGGGCACGAATATCAGCGTGGGCACCGTGGTCGTGCAGGATAGTGCATCGCTCGGCACCAACACCATCCAGATTTCGGGCGGCAGCAAATTGCAGCTCGCGGCCGTGGTGCCGGCCGTCAAACCGGCTATCAGCATCAAATTCGAAGGGGGCAGCAATGGCGGGGCCCCGACCAGTTTGAATTCAACCGACGTTGCCGGCGTCTACCCAGTCTCCAATTGGAACAACGTCAATAGCAACAACGTCAGCAATACTCCCGGCAGCGGCACGAACACCAATATCGACTCTCCGATGGGAGGCACGATCGTCGATAGCAACGGCGCGACTACGGCGGCCACCATCGCCTTCCAAAGCAACAACACCTGGGGGGTCGCGCAGAATAATCCGACTCCCAACGACGTGCTGATGAACGGCTATCTCGACTTGAACTTCGGCGGGAATAACCTGACCGCCGTTACGATGAAGAACCTCCCCTACACCCGGGTCGATGTTTATGCCTATGTCGGCTCCGACGGCAACGGCCGCACCGGGCACGGCACGGTCACCCAGAGCGCAACTGGGCCTTTCTACTTCATTACCGACGACAATATGTTTAGCGTCGCGAATGGCGGCCCCGGCTTTGTTCAGGGCACGGCCACGACGGCAGCCACGGCGGCGAACGCCACTTATCTCTTGTTCTCGGGCGTTCCGACGGCGGCCGGGGAAATCGACTTCACCTTGATGGGCGACACCAACAACGCCGGGCTGCATGGGCTCGAATTCGTCAATGCCACCCCGCCCGTGGCCATGGCCAACGCGCTGACCCTCACGGGCAACGCCACGATCGATCTTACCGGCTCGGCGACGGGGGCGATCTCGGGCAACCTGTCGATGGGGGGCACGACGCTGTTCATCACCGGGGCCGGCGACGTTTCGGTCCTTAACTCGCCCTTCACCTTGAGCCTGGGCGCGGCGACGCTTTCCGGCAACCCGACGTTCGATGTCGCCGACAACGGAACCGGCGTCGGAACCCTCCGCTTGGCTTCGTTGAATACCGGCGGCGCCGCGCGCACGATCACCAAGGTCAATGCGGGAATATTGGAAATCGACGGCGCTAGCACGCTCACCGCGGCGAGCGTCATCAATGTGAACGCGGGCGGAGTTCGATTCAAGAACACGACCGGTGCCGCGACAATCGGCGCCGGGACGGTGGTGAATGTGGCTACCGGAACCAGCTTGGAATTGGCCGGCTCCGTCTCGGACCTGTCGTCTCCCGACTCGCCGCCGAGCCCGGCGACCGCCGTGCTGCGTGCGCACGTCGTCAATCGTGGAAGTTTATTGGTGAGCGGCACGCACCAACAAACGGGCGGAATCGACGGGACCGGTGGCGTCACCACGGTCAACTCCGGCAGCGACCTCACGGCCGATCACATCGTGCAGTCTTCTCTCGTGATCGGCGGCACGGCGACCAGCGCCGCCCTCGTTACGATCGCCTCCTCGGACGCCAGCGGCAATCCGTTGGCAAGCGGATTCGCCGTGGCCGGCTCACTTTCGCCGAGCGGCCCGTTCGCCGCCGGCACGGACGGCGGATCGAGCTTGCTTGCCTCCGGCGGATCGTCGGCCGGCAGTAGTTCGTCGTTGGGGGGAGCTAATCTTGGCAGCGGCCAGGCATCAGTGCCCGAGCCTGCGAGCCTCTTGCTCATGGCGTTGGGAGGAGGAATTGCTCTGCTCGCGGTCTTGCGGCGTAAGATCAATCGGAGGTGATTCTTTGCTTCTGTTCCGCGGCGTGCGTCGAGGCCGCCGCGTCAGATACGCCTCGCCGGCCGATTCATTCGGTCAGCGGGGTTTTTTATGCGCTGCGCGACGAACGCGAAACGGAAATTGGGGTAGGACATTGAGAGCCTATCCGAGAACCGCCTGGGCAAAGGGGACAGTCCCCGTTTTGCTCCGCGGACTGCGCAAAAGGGGACACTCCCCGGCGGTTCTCGGATAGGCTCTGAATCCAAAGCGGAAGACACCGTTAAAAATCGTATCTTAAAAGACGTAAAAACTCATCGACTTCAATGGAATCCGGGACTACAGTCAGCGCTGTAGGATCGGGTCTCATTAGTCCGCGGATGCAATCGCGCGCCGGTCGTCACGCTTTATCGGGCGTCCTCTCTGTTCGTTGGTCGCGGTCGGTCGGCTCGTTCGTCTGGTCCGCGTTTCTTGGATCAATAGGTTCTCTTTACGTGAGTAGGCCCATGCTCAATAGCGCGCCGCGTTCAATTTTTCAACGCCTCATTGCGAGGAATTCACGTCGGGCAATTATTCTGCTTTCGTGTATCAGTGCTTGCTTTCTGCTTTTCCCGACACGTCCCGCGAGTGGGCAAGTCGACTATCAGTGGAATGTCGCTGGCCCGGCGGATTGGAACAACGCGGCGAATTGGACCCCCGCCGGCGGCCCGCCGGGCACCATGGCCGGAGATAACGCCCACGTCGGCAACGGTGGCGATGCCACCATCACTTCGATGCCGGGTACCACGGCGGGAATCGATAGCCTGTTATTTGACGGTGTCGCGGGCGGGGAGGTCGATCAGTCGAGCGACACGCTGACGCTTTCGGGCTCCGAGGCCAACGCGGGCCCCACTGGGCCGGGTCGGCTGCGGATCGGGGCGGTGAACGCCGGCGCATTCGGCAAATACAATCTCACGGGCACCGGCGCCGTCAGCGCCACCCGGATCCAGGTCGGCGAAACGGGGGGCGGGACCGCTCCGGTCAGCACGTTCAACCAGGGGGTGATCGGCGACGCCGGCACCACGTCCGTGACCACCACGGGAAGCCTTAATATCGGCGGCGCGGAGGGCGGGGCCGTCGGAAACGGCGTCTACAACCTCAACTCGGGCACTTTAACGGTCGGCAACGATGGCAATCGCAGCTTGAGCATCGGCAACAACGTCGGCTCCGTCGGCGTCATGAATATGTACGGCGCCGCGACGACGCTAACCACCAAGCAAATGCAGATTGGCAACGGCGGCAACGGCACGTTTAACCAGCACGACGGCACTGCCAATTTCAACCAGGGCCCTGGAAACTGGTTTGCCCTTGGCGGCAGCACGAACGGCACCTCGGGGGGCGTCGGCAATGGCACCTACAATCTGAGCGGCGGAACGGCGAACTTCAACTCTTGGCTGTTCGTCGGCGCCAATAACGGCGCCGCCGGGACCAGCACGGGGACGTTCAACGTCTCCGGCGGAACGGTTAACACGCAATGGATTTATCTCGGCGAGGACACCAACGGCTTCATCAATCAGAGCGGCGGCACCGTGCACGTGACCAGCCGCATGCTTATCGGCGACAACTTGGCCAGCGCCAACGGCACCTACACCATCAGCGGCGGCACGCTTGATTTCCCTGCGGCTGATAATTTCATCATTGGCAACAAGGGGACCGGAACCTTCATCCAGACCGGCGGTACCGTAACGGATGTCAACGCCCATCACTACGGCTTGGATATGGGCGCGGCAACCGGGGGCCACGGCACTTACACGATTAGCGGCGGCACGCTCGAAACAAATAGCGCTCTCCACGTAGGATTTGCCGCCGGCTCGTTCGCCACCTTCAACCAGAGCGGTGGCAGCGTGACGACAGACACAGATATTATTTCTTTAGGCCATGGCACCGGCGCTGTGGGCACGTACAATATGTCGGCCACCGTGGCCAACCCGGCGGGCGGCGTGCTCAATAGTTCGACTCAGATTGCTGTGGGGTGGGGCGCCAATTCGACCGGCATCGTCAATCAGACGGGTGGCGTGATCAATTCCGGCCACCAGGTTCCCCTCGGCTGGGGCGCCGGATCGACCGGCACCTACAATATTAGCGGCGCTACCTCCGGACCGAATGCCACCGTCTTGAACGCCTCCGTGGCCTCAGATCAGGGAATCGTGCTCGGCTGGGGTAACGGCACCGGGGTTTTCAACCAAAGCGGCGGCGTCGTCAACATACTACACGGGACCCTGCAGTTTGGCCAAGCCAGCGCGGGTGTCACCACCAGCACGGGCACTTATAATCTAAGCGGCGGCATCTTGAACACGCCGCTCATCCAAAAGTCATTCGCCGGCAACACGGCGACGTTCAACTTCAATGGCGGGACCCTAAGCCCCACGGCTAGCGCGGCTAATTTCATGCAAGGGCTGAACGCCGCCAACGTTCAAGCCGGCGGGGCCGTGATCGACACCAACGGCAGCGTCATCACTATTGCTCAGCCGCTGCTCCACTCAGGCGCCGGCACGGACGGCGGCCTGACGCTCACCGACAGCAATGCGGGCGCCACTGGAAACCTGACGCTTAACGGCGCCAACACCTATAACGGCACCACGCGAGTCATTAGCAGCGCAGGCGCGCTGGGTCCCACGACCTTGTTCCTCGGGAACGCCCTGGCGGTGCAGAACAGCACCGTGCAAATGACGTCCGGCCTCAACAACAGCGTGCAGTTCGTGGGGGGAATCGGCGCGTTCACCTTCGGCGGCCTCACGGGCTCGGCCAATCTGTCGCTTACCGACGGCGGCTCTTCCCCGGTCACCCTCAGCGTCGGCAACAACAACTCGGAAACCACGTTCACCGGCGCTTTAGGCACGGCGGCCGACGGGGCCAACTTGCTCAAGATCGGCTCCGGCACGTTGCATCTGACCGGCACCCAGCTTTACAGCGGGACCACGACGATCAATGGCGGCACCCTCTCGCTCAATGGCGCCGGCGCATCGCTGGCGAACAGCTCCTCCGTGGACGTCGGCGGGGCGGCGGCCTCCGGCGCTCCGACACTGCTTGCTCGAGCCGGCGCCAATGCCGGCGCCGTGCACGTTCACGGCCCCGAAACCACTGGCGTGGCCGGGACCATCGCCGCCGGCGACATTAACACCTTCAGTGCCGCTTCGCTGACGCTCGACGCGGGCGCGAACACGACCTTCGTGCTGGGGACGCCGGGGGTGGGCGGCGCCGGCGTCACTGCCGATCTGTTCGCCGTCAGTAACGCCTTGACCCTGCCGGCCGCAGGGTCCGTTGTCGTGAACCTGATCGATAACGCGAATGCCGGAGGGCTGGGGAGCTTCGGCACGGGCACCTACAAGCTCATCACCGATTCGACGACGACCAACTTCACGAATACGAAGTTCGGCATCGGCATTGGCATCCCCGGCTTCCAAGAGGCATTCAGCAATCCGGGAGGAAAGGAAATCGATCTGGTGGTCACTCCGGCCCCGACCTGGAAGGCCGTCGCCGTCGATACCAACTGGGCCAACGCGGCCAATTGGGTGAATGGCTTGGTTCCCGGCGTCCACGATGGGACCACCACCAACACGGATCTGGCCGACTTCACCACCGCCAGCAACATCTTGACCCCGGCGCCCGACTTGAATCGCAACCTGCAGAACATCACGTTCGACCAGGCCGTCGCGGGGGCCTATGTGATCGGCACGACGGGCGGCAACGCCTTGCTGCTGACCGCGGGAGGCCAGATTCAGACCACGGCGCTGATCACGAAGACCGAGACGATCAACGCTCCATTGGTCTTGGAAGGGGCCAATGGAAGCTATGCGTTTTCCAGCAACGCCCCCAGTAGCACCAACGTCCTGATGATCGGCGGCGGGATCACGGGCGGGGCGGCGGGCAGCACCGTGCTGACCCTGACCGGCGGCAACACCGGGAACAACACGATCAGCGGCGTCATTGCCGACGGCGCCGCCACGACCTTGGCCTTGCTCAAGTCGGGCGCCGGCACCTGGGTGCTCGACAAGACCGAAACAAACACGGGAGGGACGACGATTCTCGGCGGCACCCTGCAACTTGGCGACGGCACGGGCAACGGTTCGGTGATCGGACCGATCAGCGACGGCGGTTCACTGAGGGTCGCCAACCCCAATCCTCAAACGATTTCGAACGCGATCAGCGGCGGCGGCGCCCTGACGGCCGCCGGCGCCGGCCTGCTGACATTGACGAACGCGAATTCCGTTTCCGGTCCGACCACGATCAACGGCGGTTCATCGTTGCAGCTTGGGGACGGCGTGACCAACAACGGCTCGGTGGGAGGCAATATCCTCGATAACGGCTCGCTGTCTTTCGCCAACCCGACTGACTTGGCGTACGCCGGCGCGATCGGCGGAAGCGGCCCGGTGACGATGAGCGGTCCGGGGACGTTGACCCTGAGCGGGGCCAGCACCTACGGAGGAAGCACGACGATCTCCGCGAACGTGACTCTCACGTCGGCCGTCGCAGCCAATATTTTGCCGAGCACTACGGCCGTGACGATGAGCGGCGCGGCGGCGCTGGACATGTCCGGCGTCGTGTCGGACCAGACGATCGGCTCGCTCGGTTCCGCGAGCGCGGCGACCTCCGTCAATCTGGGCACGAAGAACTTGATTACCGGTGGCAACGGCAATAACACCACGTTTGCCGGTTCGATCAGTGGCATCGGGGGCGTGGTCAAGAACGGCGGCGGAACCTTCACGCTCTCGAATGCCAACTCCTATTCCGGCGCCACGGCAATCAATGCCGGCGCCGTGCAGCTCAATCATGCCAACGCCGCGCAGGATAGCACCGTTACGATTGGCGTCGACAACGGGCTGAAGTTCGGCTCGGGCGTGCATACGTTCAATGTTGGCGGTCTGGCTGGCGCCGGCAAACTCTCATTGACAGACACCGCCGCCACGGCCGTCACGTTGAATGCTGGATCCAACGCCACCGAC containing:
- a CDS encoding autotransporter-associated beta strand repeat-containing protein; the encoded protein is MAGDNAHVGNGGDATITSMPGTTAGIDSLLFDGVAGGEVDQSSDTLTLSGSEANAGPTGPGRLRIGAVNAGAFGKYNLTGTGAVSATRIQVGETGGGTAPVSTFNQGVIGDAGTTSVTTTGSLNIGGAEGGAVGNGVYNLNSGTLTVGNDGNRSLSIGNNVGSVGVMNMYGAATTLTTKQMQIGNGGNGTFNQHDGTANFNQGPGNWFALGGSTNGTSGGVGNGTYNLSGGTANFNSWLFVGANNGAAGTSTGTFNVSGGTVNTQWIYLGEDTNGFINQSGGTVHVTSRMLIGDNLASANGTYTISGGTLDFPAADNFIIGNKGTGTFIQTGGTVTDVNAHHYGLDMGAATGGHGTYTISGGTLETNSALHVGFAAGSFATFNQSGGSVTTDTDIISLGHGTGAVGTYNMSATVANPAGGVLNSSTQIAVGWGANSTGIVNQTGGVINSGHQVPLGWGAGSTGTYNISGATSGPNATVLNASVASDQGIVLGWGNGTGVFNQSGGVVNILHGTLQFGQASAGVTTSTGTYNLSGGILNTPLIQKSFAGNTATFNFNGGTLSPTASAANFMQGLNAANVQAGGAVIDTNGSVITIAQPLLHSGAGTDGGLTLTDSNAGATGNLTLNGANTYNGTTRVISSAGALGPTTLFLGNALAVQNSTVQMTSGLNNSVQFVGGIGAFTFGGLTGSANLSLTDGGSSPVTLSVGNNNSETTFTGALGTAADGANLLKIGSGTLHLTGTQLYSGTTTINGGTLSLNGAGASLANSSSVDVGGAAASGAPTLLARAGANAGAVHVHGPETTGVAGTIAAGDINTFSAASLTLDAGANTTFVLGTPGVGGAGVTADLFAVSNALTLPAAGSVVVNLIDNANAGGLGSFGTGTYKLITDSTTTNFTNTKFGIGIGIPGFQEAFSNPGGKEIDLVVTPAPTWKAVAVDTNWANAANWVNGLVPGVHDGTTTNTDLADFTTASNILTPAPDLNRNLQNITFDQAVAGAYVIGTTGGNALLLTAGGQIQTTALITKTETINAPLVLEGANGSYAFSSNAPSSTNVLMIGGGITGGAAGSTVLTLTGGNTGNNTISGVIADGAATTLALLKSGAGTWVLDKTETNTGGTTILGGTLQLGDGTGNGSVIGPISDGGSLRVANPNPQTISNAISGGGALTAAGAGLLTLTNANSVSGPTTINGGSSLQLGDGVTNNGSVGGNILDNGSLSFANPTDLAYAGAIGGSGPVTMSGPGTLTLSGASTYGGSTTISANVTLTSAVAANILPSTTAVTMSGAAALDMSGVVSDQTIGSLGSASAATSVNLGTKNLITGGNGNNTTFAGSISGIGGVVKNGGGTFTLSNANSYSGATAINAGAVQLNHANAAQDSTVTIGVDNGLKFGSGVHTFNVGGLAGAGKLSLTDTAATAVTLNAGSNATDSAYSGVLSGAGGILGKTGSGTLTLSGNNSYSGGTTISDGTLSATTTNTVLGAGPVNMSGGRLQLTGGVRNAIGINFEGANNGSAPTLLLATDSAGVSPQVNWNNVNGTGVTNTAGSGSNTNVDGPIAGTVVDKTGAATAVTLAFNANGQFAVASGQALNTGDRKLMDGMLYMNYFNPPSANHIDVTMSNIPFPLYDAYAYFAASPFSGEISSMTLNADSTTTTFGTAGAGPFAGFVQATGVDLASANSSNYYVFRGRSDGSLTLTLLGPNPGGNGNSGLNGVQLVEAFNPVFAYANNVVVTGNSTIDVSGTPSASLGTLSIGSNTLFVTGSSYGTDLPYGLNLGATSVSGGGTTTFDVANNGAGTGKLTLASLTTGGAGRTITKANAGTMEIQGASTINGGSNINAAGGTLRFNNTSGAATIGAGSTAMVASGATLELAGSFSDLSSTASAASRVHIINSSTRASGGGVVVSGTHQQVGAIDGTGDTVVDAGSDLTADHIVQSSLVIGGTATSAALVTIAASDASGNPLASGFAVAGSLSPSGPFAAGTDGGSSLLASGGSSAGSGSSLGGANLGSGLSSVPEPASLLLMALGGGIALLAALRRKIIRR